The following proteins are encoded in a genomic region of Burkholderia gladioli:
- a CDS encoding SDR family NAD(P)-dependent oxidoreductase — protein sequence MSKLPAVLVTGASTGIGAVYADRFAKRGHDLVLVARNLSRLTEVANRLRAEYGVNVEILNADLTKPEDLRRVEARLAEDAKIGVLVNNAGTTIPGGFVQQTPDAVETLITLNTTAPARLAAAVAPRFAREGQGAIVNISSVVGFAPELGLTVYGATKAFLTYLSHGLRLELEPKGVYVQAVLPAATRTEIWDHAGTDVNSLQAVMEVDELVDAALAGYDLHEAVTIPTLHDDGQWRNYEGARQAILPNISQVHAAPRYKQVA from the coding sequence ATGTCGAAGCTTCCCGCAGTGCTCGTCACCGGTGCCTCCACCGGCATTGGCGCCGTGTATGCCGACCGGTTCGCGAAACGCGGCCACGACCTGGTGCTGGTCGCGCGCAATCTCTCGCGCCTGACCGAGGTCGCGAACCGCCTGCGCGCCGAATACGGCGTGAACGTCGAGATCCTCAACGCCGACCTGACCAAGCCCGAGGACCTGCGCCGCGTCGAGGCGCGCCTGGCCGAGGACGCCAAGATCGGCGTGCTGGTCAACAATGCCGGCACCACCATCCCGGGCGGCTTCGTGCAGCAGACGCCCGACGCGGTCGAAACCCTGATCACGCTGAACACCACCGCCCCGGCGCGGCTGGCCGCGGCCGTCGCGCCGCGTTTCGCGCGCGAGGGCCAGGGCGCGATCGTCAACATCAGCTCGGTGGTCGGCTTCGCGCCGGAACTGGGCCTGACCGTGTATGGCGCGACCAAGGCCTTCCTGACCTACCTGTCGCATGGCTTGCGGCTCGAGCTCGAACCGAAGGGCGTGTATGTGCAGGCGGTGCTGCCGGCGGCCACGCGCACCGAGATCTGGGATCACGCCGGGACCGACGTGAACTCGCTGCAGGCGGTGATGGAAGTGGACGAGCTGGTGGACGCGGCGCTGGCGGGCTACGACCTGCACGAGGCGGTGACCATCCCGACCCTGCACGACGACGGCCAGTGGCGCAATTACGAAGGCGCGCGCCAGGCGATCCTGCCGAACATCTCGCAGGTGCACGCCGCGCCGCGCTACAAGCAGGTCGCGTAA
- a CDS encoding TetR/AcrR family transcriptional regulator, protein MRVSREQVAENRRQILAAASRLFRERGFDAVTVAEVMSAAGLTHGGFYGYFKSKEDLIAQTLAEVVKGSEDLRGLNVLEYAATYLTPDHRDHPAAGCPLAALGAEASRQAPEVRGALGGGLGRQVARFAASIEGADETLARRAAIGSWAAMVGAMILARLSDDPALSDEMLRETRAWIEHNVPHAGPVPEASPSAV, encoded by the coding sequence ATGAGAGTGAGTCGGGAGCAGGTCGCCGAGAATCGGCGGCAGATCCTCGCGGCAGCCAGCCGGCTGTTCCGCGAGCGCGGTTTCGATGCGGTGACGGTGGCCGAGGTGATGAGCGCGGCCGGGCTGACGCACGGCGGTTTCTACGGCTACTTCAAGTCGAAGGAAGACCTGATTGCGCAGACCCTGGCCGAGGTGGTGAAGGGCAGCGAGGACCTGCGCGGGCTGAACGTGCTGGAGTACGCCGCCACCTACCTGACGCCCGACCACCGCGACCATCCGGCCGCCGGCTGCCCGCTGGCGGCGCTCGGCGCCGAGGCCTCGCGCCAGGCGCCCGAGGTGCGTGGCGCGTTGGGCGGCGGGCTCGGTCGGCAGGTGGCGCGCTTCGCGGCGAGCATCGAGGGCGCCGACGAAACGCTGGCACGACGCGCCGCGATCGGCAGTTGGGCAGCCATGGTGGGCGCGATGATCCTGGCGCGCCTGTCCGACGATCCGGCGCTGTCCGATGAGATGCTGCGCGAGACGCGCGCATGGATCGAGCACAACGTGCCGCATGCCGGGCCGGTGCCCGAAGCGTCGCCGTCGGCTGTTTGA
- a CDS encoding DUF2239 family protein yields MSDPVFLPRYTGFDGVTHLVSGDLATVAVAIRHATRTPAPGPVLLFDNATGRSIDVDLRGSDEEIRARFTAADQQPEPIPVTEPSPGEAVAPDSGEAGSAPRGRGRPRLGVVAREVTLLPRHWDWLAAQPGGASVALRKLVDEARREHGERDRRRLANERAYHFMSALAGDLPGFEEASRALFAGDMAGFHDRIEAWPRDLREHLLRLAEPGAQWR; encoded by the coding sequence ATGTCCGATCCAGTCTTTCTTCCACGCTATACCGGCTTCGATGGCGTGACCCATCTCGTCTCCGGGGATCTCGCCACGGTAGCGGTGGCGATCCGGCACGCGACGCGGACGCCGGCGCCGGGCCCGGTGCTGCTGTTCGACAACGCGACCGGCCGCTCGATCGATGTCGATCTGCGCGGCAGCGACGAGGAAATCCGCGCGCGTTTCACCGCAGCGGACCAGCAACCCGAACCGATTCCCGTGACTGAGCCGTCGCCGGGTGAGGCGGTGGCTCCCGATAGCGGCGAGGCCGGCAGCGCGCCGCGCGGGCGCGGCCGGCCAAGGCTCGGCGTGGTGGCGCGCGAGGTCACCTTGCTGCCGAGGCATTGGGACTGGCTGGCCGCCCAGCCGGGCGGCGCGTCGGTGGCCTTGCGCAAGCTGGTCGACGAGGCGCGGCGCGAACATGGCGAGCGCGATCGCCGGCGCCTCGCCAACGAGCGTGCCTACCACTTCATGTCGGCGCTGGCCGGCGATCTGCCCGGCTTCGAGGAAGCCTCGCGCGCGCTGTTCGCTGGCGACATGGCGGGCTTTCACGATCGGATCGAGGCCTGGCCGCGCGACCTGCGCGAGCATCTGCTGCGGCTCGCGGAGCCCGGGGCGCAATGGCGCTGA
- a CDS encoding 4-hydroxyphenylpyruvate dioxygenase family protein has protein sequence MSSHFPASTASARPVPSDANPLGMAGLEFIEFAAPAPDALAHRFEQLGFKAIARHVSKAVTLYRQGQMHFLLNAEPDSFAARYAGEYGMGICAIGIRVDSAQRAFDRALELGAWAFEGERIGQGELAIPAIQGIGDSHIYFIDRWRGRGGLSGGVGDISIFDIDFRPIDPATAHADLQYAGTGLVQVDHLTQTVGAGRMQEWLDFYRDLLHFREIHEINANWHVSEESRVMVSPGGEVRIPLYEEGTRRTQLMHDYLPDHPGEGVQHIALATDDILASVDALVANGVSFVEPPAAYYDSIDTRLPGHGLDVAALRKRGVLVDGEIVDGVPSLFLQTFVKRRPGEIFFEIVQRSGHHGFGEGNLGVLARARKATGA, from the coding sequence ATGTCCAGCCACTTTCCCGCGTCGACGGCCTCGGCGCGCCCCGTCCCGTCGGACGCGAACCCGCTCGGCATGGCGGGGCTCGAATTCATCGAGTTCGCGGCGCCCGCGCCCGACGCGCTCGCGCACCGCTTCGAGCAACTGGGTTTCAAGGCGATCGCGCGGCACGTCAGCAAGGCCGTCACGCTGTACCGGCAAGGACAGATGCACTTCCTGCTCAACGCCGAACCCGATTCCTTCGCCGCGCGCTACGCCGGCGAATACGGCATGGGGATCTGCGCGATCGGAATCCGCGTCGACAGCGCGCAGCGCGCCTTCGACCGCGCGCTCGAACTCGGCGCCTGGGCCTTCGAGGGCGAGCGCATCGGCCAGGGCGAGCTGGCGATTCCGGCGATCCAGGGCATCGGCGATTCGCACATCTATTTCATCGATCGCTGGCGCGGCCGCGGCGGCCTGTCGGGCGGCGTCGGCGACATCTCGATCTTCGACATCGATTTCCGGCCGATCGACCCGGCCACCGCCCACGCCGACCTGCAGTACGCCGGCACCGGGCTGGTCCAGGTCGACCACCTGACCCAGACGGTCGGCGCGGGGCGCATGCAGGAATGGCTCGATTTCTATCGCGACCTGCTGCATTTCCGCGAGATCCACGAGATCAACGCGAACTGGCATGTGTCGGAGGAATCGCGCGTGATGGTGTCGCCCGGCGGCGAGGTACGCATTCCGCTCTACGAGGAAGGCACGCGGCGCACCCAACTGATGCACGACTACCTGCCCGATCATCCGGGCGAGGGCGTGCAGCACATCGCGCTGGCCACCGACGACATCCTCGCCTCGGTGGATGCGCTGGTCGCCAACGGCGTGAGCTTCGTCGAGCCGCCGGCCGCTTATTACGACTCGATCGATACGCGCCTGCCGGGCCACGGGCTCGACGTGGCGGCGCTGCGCAAGCGCGGCGTCCTGGTCGATGGCGAGATCGTCGACGGCGTGCCCAGCCTGTTCCTCCAGACCTTCGTCAAGCGCCGGCCCGGCGAGATCTTCTTCGAGATCGTCCAGCGCAGCGGCCATCATGGTTTCGGCGAGGGCAACCTCGGCGTGCTGGCCAGGGCCAGAAAGGCAACGGGCGCCTGA
- a CDS encoding sensor domain-containing diguanylate cyclase, with protein MSLQPPPSSSPSAETLLEIVHAQTEIAKLGLDLGSVMAFVAERGRRLTGAQGAVIELAEQDDMVYRATAGIAADLLGLRLKRAGSLSGLCVQTGEIMRCDDSETDDRVDRAACRRVGLRSMLVTPLRHLDTTVGVLKVMSPEVGAFDEADIQVLKLMSELIAAAMFHAAHNETNELYLRATHDALTGLPNRALFYDRLRQAVQVAQHSEGALGILNLDLDGLKPINDRFGHRAGDAAIREAALRIARSVRRSDTVARVGGDEFGVILPGIGGRRDAERQSERMTETVAEPFEFEGHQLDLGVSVGIAILPDDGVDMTGLIDRADQAMYATKRQRKGDDGSR; from the coding sequence GTGTCACTCCAGCCTCCGCCTTCGTCCTCCCCTTCGGCCGAAACGCTGCTCGAAATCGTTCACGCCCAGACCGAGATCGCGAAACTCGGCCTCGATCTCGGCAGCGTGATGGCCTTCGTCGCCGAACGCGGCCGACGCCTGACCGGCGCCCAGGGCGCGGTGATCGAACTCGCCGAGCAGGACGACATGGTCTACCGCGCCACCGCCGGCATCGCCGCCGACCTGCTCGGCCTGCGCCTGAAGCGCGCCGGCAGCCTGTCGGGCCTGTGCGTGCAGACCGGCGAGATCATGCGCTGCGACGATTCCGAAACCGACGATCGCGTCGATCGCGCAGCTTGCCGCCGCGTCGGCCTGCGCTCGATGCTGGTCACCCCGCTGCGCCATCTCGACACCACGGTGGGCGTGCTCAAGGTGATGTCGCCCGAGGTCGGCGCCTTCGACGAGGCCGACATCCAGGTGCTGAAGCTGATGTCGGAGCTGATCGCGGCGGCGATGTTCCATGCCGCCCACAACGAGACCAACGAGCTCTACCTGCGCGCGACCCACGACGCGCTGACCGGCCTGCCCAACCGCGCGCTGTTCTACGACCGCCTGCGCCAGGCGGTGCAGGTGGCGCAGCACTCGGAAGGCGCGCTCGGCATCCTCAACCTCGACCTGGACGGCCTCAAGCCGATCAACGACCGCTTCGGACATCGCGCCGGCGACGCCGCGATCCGCGAGGCGGCGCTGCGCATCGCCCGCTCGGTGCGGCGCTCGGATACGGTGGCGCGCGTCGGCGGCGACGAATTCGGTGTGATCCTGCCCGGCATCGGCGGCCGCCGGGATGCCGAGCGGCAGAGCGAGCGGATGACCGAAACGGTGGCCGAGCCCTTCGAGTTCGAGGGCCACCAACTCGATCTCGGCGTGAGCGTCGGCATCGCGATTCTGCCCGACGACGGGGTCGACATGACGGGCCTGATCGACCGCGCCGACCAGGCCATGTACGCCACCAAGCGCCAGCGCAAGGGCGACGACGGCAGCCGCTGA
- a CDS encoding LysR substrate-binding domain-containing protein: MRRLPPLNALRSFEAAGRLKSLAKAADELCVTHSAITQQIRVLEDYLGQKLFERKGRSLQMTPRARQYLADVASCLGRLGEATTQMTGEAAARVIRVNTSASFAHGWLVPRLAAFQARHADIDVQIVVSAEMSLDQIEESNDVIVRRYEPNLRRYGYVSRRLMANQAVAVCSPRLPDLDRLREPADLRNARLLHYTGIVEAWRFWFLNAGVPTGETLGGRYFEQFFLLLQAAVCGLGIGLVPRAMVAGDIEQGRLVQLFPEVRLEGAPFHCLYRDAPNDRELTVFLDWLFESAA, encoded by the coding sequence ATGCGCCGCCTGCCGCCCTTGAATGCCCTGCGCAGTTTCGAAGCCGCCGGGCGCCTGAAGAGTCTCGCCAAGGCCGCCGACGAGCTGTGCGTCACGCATAGCGCCATCACCCAGCAGATTCGCGTGCTGGAGGACTACCTGGGACAGAAGCTGTTCGAGCGCAAGGGCCGATCGCTGCAGATGACGCCGCGCGCGCGCCAGTACCTGGCCGACGTGGCGAGCTGCCTGGGGCGCCTCGGCGAGGCCACCACGCAGATGACGGGCGAGGCGGCGGCGCGCGTGATCCGCGTCAATACCTCGGCCTCGTTCGCGCACGGCTGGCTGGTGCCTCGGCTGGCGGCCTTTCAGGCGCGGCATGCCGATATCGACGTGCAGATCGTGGTGTCGGCCGAGATGAGCCTGGACCAGATCGAGGAGTCGAACGACGTGATCGTGCGCCGCTACGAGCCGAACCTGCGCCGTTACGGTTATGTCTCGCGGCGGCTGATGGCGAACCAGGCGGTGGCGGTCTGCTCGCCGCGCCTGCCCGACCTCGACCGCCTGCGCGAGCCGGCCGACCTTCGCAATGCGCGGCTGCTGCACTACACCGGCATCGTCGAGGCCTGGCGCTTCTGGTTCCTCAATGCCGGCGTGCCGACCGGCGAGACGCTCGGCGGCCGCTATTTCGAGCAGTTCTTCCTGCTGTTGCAGGCGGCCGTCTGTGGCCTCGGCATCGGGCTCGTGCCGCGCGCGATGGTGGCCGGCGACATCGAGCAGGGGCGGCTCGTGCAGTTGTTTCCCGAGGTCCGGCTCGAAGGCGCGCCGTTCCACTGCCTGTATCGCGATGCCCCCAACGACCGCGAGTTGACGGTATTCCTCGACTGGCTGTTCGAGAGCGCGGCCTGA
- the shiA gene encoding shikimate transporter, producing MTPAFDSLDQAGARRARNQARKAALGSFVGAVVDWYDFLLYGIVAALVFNAAFFPKVSPTMGTLAAFATFGVGFLFRPLGGVVFGHYGDRLGRKRMLVLTVMMMGISTVAIGLLPTFETIGWWAPVLLVVLRALQGFAVGGEWGGAALMAVESAPARKKAFYSSGVQVGYGVGLVLATGLVSLLNHTLGEQAFRAWAWRIPFLMSVVLVLIGLWVRASMEESQEFVEKVEQGHRKLKMPVIEALTRHPKAFLYIVALRLAELFTMYIVTAFALSYSTANLGMSRELFLNIGLLVGAISCVTIPCFAWLADRFGLRRVYITGALIGLASAVPFFVALEARATVWIVIFAVMLANIAHDMVVSVQQPLFTELFGAEYRYSGAGVGYQFASVVGGGFTPFIAVALVSVGGGSWHLVAGYLAAGCLISVIVAARMRPA from the coding sequence ATGACCCCCGCTTTTGATTCACTCGATCAGGCCGGCGCGCGCCGCGCCCGCAACCAGGCGCGCAAGGCGGCGCTGGGCAGCTTCGTCGGCGCCGTCGTCGACTGGTACGACTTCCTGCTCTACGGCATCGTCGCCGCCCTGGTGTTCAACGCGGCCTTCTTCCCCAAGGTCAGCCCGACCATGGGCACGCTGGCCGCGTTCGCGACCTTCGGCGTGGGCTTCCTGTTCCGCCCGCTCGGCGGCGTGGTGTTCGGCCACTACGGCGACCGGCTCGGCCGCAAGCGCATGCTGGTGCTGACGGTGATGATGATGGGCATCTCGACCGTGGCGATCGGCCTGCTGCCGACCTTCGAGACCATCGGCTGGTGGGCGCCGGTGCTGCTGGTGGTGCTGCGCGCGCTCCAGGGCTTCGCGGTGGGCGGCGAATGGGGCGGCGCGGCGCTGATGGCGGTGGAAAGCGCGCCGGCGAGGAAGAAGGCCTTCTACAGCAGCGGCGTGCAGGTCGGCTACGGCGTGGGCCTGGTGCTGGCCACCGGCCTGGTCTCGCTGCTCAACCACACGCTCGGCGAGCAGGCGTTCCGCGCCTGGGCCTGGCGCATCCCGTTCCTGATGAGCGTGGTGCTGGTGCTGATCGGGCTGTGGGTGCGCGCCAGCATGGAGGAGTCGCAGGAATTCGTCGAGAAGGTCGAGCAGGGCCATCGCAAGCTGAAGATGCCGGTGATCGAGGCCCTCACGCGCCACCCGAAGGCCTTCCTCTACATCGTCGCGCTGCGCCTGGCCGAGCTGTTCACGATGTACATCGTCACCGCCTTCGCGCTCAGCTACTCGACCGCCAATCTCGGCATGTCGCGCGAGCTGTTCCTCAACATCGGCCTGCTGGTGGGGGCAATCAGCTGCGTGACGATCCCCTGCTTCGCCTGGCTGGCCGACCGCTTCGGCCTGCGCCGCGTCTACATCACCGGCGCGCTGATCGGGCTGGCCTCGGCGGTGCCCTTCTTCGTCGCGCTCGAGGCGCGCGCCACGGTGTGGATCGTGATCTTCGCGGTGATGCTGGCCAATATCGCGCACGACATGGTGGTGAGCGTGCAGCAGCCGCTCTTCACCGAGCTGTTCGGCGCCGAGTACCGCTACAGCGGCGCGGGCGTGGGCTACCAGTTCGCCAGCGTGGTGGGCGGCGGCTTCACGCCCTTCATCGCGGTGGCGCTGGTCAGCGTCGGCGGCGGCTCCTGGCACCTGGTGGCCGGCTACCTGGCCGCCGGCTGCCTGATCTCGGTGATCGTCGCGGCGCGCATGCGCCCGGCCTGA
- a CDS encoding IclR family transcriptional regulator domain-containing protein — MKKAPLDKRDWIAGLEKGLMILEAFDSEHARMTPTQAAARTGLTRTAARRYLLTLESLGYVQTDGRLYGLTPRVLRVGWSYFDSARLPRMVQPYLQQLSATLNESAYVSVLDDWELVVIARNGVSRVMSTGFVLGARVPAPLASAGVVLLAHRHDPDEVAAWLATTELPPYTPHTLTNKTRLRQKIEQARDDGYAVIEQQLQVGVRGVAVPLRNRQGEVVAALSTNMPIGGETAEAALARVLPSLQETALAMLNVL, encoded by the coding sequence ATGAAGAAAGCCCCTCTCGACAAACGCGACTGGATCGCCGGCCTGGAAAAAGGCCTGATGATCCTGGAGGCGTTCGACAGCGAGCACGCGCGCATGACGCCCACCCAGGCGGCCGCGCGCACCGGCCTCACGCGCACCGCCGCGCGACGCTACCTGCTCACGCTCGAGTCGCTCGGCTACGTGCAGACCGACGGGCGGCTCTACGGCCTCACGCCGCGGGTGCTGCGGGTAGGCTGGTCCTACTTCGACTCGGCGCGGCTGCCGCGCATGGTGCAGCCCTACCTGCAGCAACTGAGCGCGACGCTCAACGAATCGGCCTATGTCAGCGTGCTCGACGACTGGGAGCTGGTGGTGATCGCGCGCAACGGCGTGTCGCGCGTGATGAGCACCGGCTTCGTGCTCGGCGCGCGCGTGCCGGCGCCGCTGGCCTCCGCCGGCGTGGTGCTGCTCGCGCACCGGCACGATCCGGACGAGGTGGCGGCCTGGCTCGCGACCACCGAGCTGCCGCCCTACACGCCGCACACGCTGACCAACAAGACGCGGCTGCGGCAGAAGATCGAGCAGGCCCGCGACGACGGCTACGCGGTGATCGAGCAGCAGTTGCAGGTAGGCGTGCGCGGCGTGGCGGTGCCGCTGCGCAACCGCCAGGGCGAGGTGGTGGCCGCGCTCAGCACCAACATGCCGATCGGCGGCGAGACGGCCGAGGCCGCCCTCGCGCGCGTGCTGCCCTCGCTGCAGGAAACCGCGCTGGCGATGCTCAACGTGCTGTGA
- a CDS encoding RebB family R body protein, whose translation MAFPTAVNTQITDAVTQADTEVLGDAPAVAMGNLFVATAQALSNAAHNATSAQQQQNITAQAATVMGVATLYSIDTAATGEATAHILQ comes from the coding sequence ATGGCATTCCCGACCGCCGTCAACACCCAGATCACCGATGCCGTCACCCAGGCCGATACCGAGGTGCTCGGCGACGCCCCGGCCGTGGCGATGGGCAATCTCTTCGTGGCGACTGCGCAGGCACTCTCGAACGCCGCCCACAACGCCACCAGCGCCCAGCAGCAACAGAACATCACCGCCCAGGCCGCCACCGTGATGGGCGTGGCCACGCTGTATTCGATCGACACCGCCGCTACCGGCGAAGCCACGGCGCACATCCTCCAATGA
- the pelF gene encoding GT4 family glycosyltransferase PelF yields the protein MTTPATPALPRATSADVLLLLEGTFPYVSGGVSSWVNQMIRAFPEHSFALCFLGSRPQDYVKQQYALPDNVVHLETHYLYDFAPPPLVKKMGGDAQAFARSAQLHETMRNPAMREVGAQLLKSMLEDLKPGGALGEDAFLYSKQAWDFLTDQYRKHCTDPSFVDYFWTVRIMHKPLWQLARVAEGLPAAKVLHTVSTGYAGFLGALAHYRSGRPLLVSEHGIYTKERKIDLFQSEWIRDNRSIFERDVSQVGYFRDLWVRFFQALGRACYDAASDIIALYEGNRQRQILDGAPAARTGTIPNGVNLARLAPLRAQRAATVPKTLCLIGRVVPIKDIKTFIRAMLTVLRRMPEAEAWIAGPEDEDLAYAQECRALVDSLGLADKVKFLGFQKIDELLPKCGLLVLSSISEALPLVVLEGFAAGVPSVTTDVGSCRQLIEGLPGEDAALGAAGRVVQIADPRALAEAAIELFQDDNWHAAQRAGVARVERYYTQEQMIGAYRTLYRRLADAPAQPAADGPPARAAH from the coding sequence ATGACCACACCGGCCACGCCCGCGCTGCCGCGCGCCACCTCCGCCGACGTGCTGCTGCTGCTAGAGGGCACCTTTCCCTATGTGAGCGGCGGCGTGTCGAGCTGGGTCAACCAGATGATCCGCGCCTTTCCGGAGCACAGCTTCGCGCTGTGCTTCCTCGGCAGCCGCCCGCAGGACTACGTCAAGCAGCAGTACGCGCTGCCCGACAACGTGGTGCACCTGGAGACCCACTATCTCTACGATTTCGCGCCGCCGCCGCTGGTGAAGAAGATGGGCGGCGACGCCCAGGCCTTCGCGCGCTCGGCGCAGCTGCACGAGACCATGCGCAACCCGGCGATGCGCGAGGTGGGCGCGCAACTGCTCAAGTCGATGCTCGAGGACCTGAAGCCGGGCGGCGCGCTCGGCGAGGACGCCTTCCTGTACTCGAAGCAGGCCTGGGATTTCCTCACCGACCAATACCGCAAGCACTGCACCGACCCGTCCTTCGTCGACTACTTCTGGACCGTGCGCATCATGCACAAGCCGCTCTGGCAGCTCGCGCGCGTGGCCGAGGGTCTGCCGGCGGCCAAGGTGCTGCATACCGTGTCGACCGGCTACGCGGGTTTCCTCGGCGCGCTCGCGCATTACCGCAGCGGGCGGCCGCTGCTGGTCTCCGAGCACGGCATCTACACCAAGGAACGCAAGATCGACCTGTTCCAGAGCGAGTGGATTCGCGACAACCGCAGCATCTTCGAGCGCGACGTCTCGCAGGTCGGCTATTTCCGCGATCTCTGGGTGCGCTTCTTCCAGGCCCTGGGCCGCGCCTGCTACGACGCGGCCAGCGACATCATCGCGCTCTACGAGGGCAACCGGCAGCGCCAGATCCTCGACGGCGCGCCAGCCGCGCGCACCGGCACGATCCCGAACGGCGTGAACCTGGCGCGTCTCGCGCCGCTGCGCGCGCAACGCGCCGCGACGGTGCCCAAGACGCTGTGCCTGATCGGCCGGGTGGTGCCGATCAAGGACATCAAGACCTTCATCCGCGCCATGCTGACCGTGCTGCGCCGCATGCCCGAGGCCGAGGCCTGGATCGCCGGCCCCGAGGACGAGGATCTCGCCTATGCGCAGGAATGCCGCGCGCTGGTGGACAGCCTCGGGCTCGCGGACAAGGTGAAGTTCCTCGGCTTCCAGAAGATCGACGAACTGCTGCCCAAGTGCGGGCTGCTGGTGCTCAGCTCGATCTCGGAGGCGCTGCCGCTGGTGGTGCTGGAGGGCTTCGCGGCCGGCGTGCCCTCGGTGACCACCGACGTGGGCTCCTGCCGGCAGTTGATCGAGGGCCTGCCCGGCGAGGACGCGGCGCTCGGCGCGGCGGGCCGGGTGGTGCAGATCGCCGACCCGCGCGCGCTGGCCGAGGCCGCCATCGAGCTGTTCCAGGACGATAACTGGCACGCCGCGCAGCGCGCCGGGGTGGCGCGCGTGGAGCGCTACTACACGCAGGAGCAGATGATCGGCGCCTATCGCACGCTGTACCGGCGCCTGGCGGATGCGCCGGCGCAGCCGGCCGCGGACGGGCCGCCGGCCCGCGCGGCGCACTGA
- the pelG gene encoding exopolysaccharide Pel transporter PelG yields the protein MAGIGFELRKMLRRNTLTGLMQAYTYAGLIGAGPWVLSIVGILLIGVLSVPFVKPNGAVTQFQVSVTYLIAVSLVLTGPLQLWYTRFTSDRLFEKRRELVLPNFHAVMLVVTAASALIGALLALFAFGGQTAGYRLLMLAGFVVMSNIWIATIFLSGMKRYVAIIVVFFVGYAATALAALALKGFGLTGLLAGFVAGQAVLLCGLLGLIYRDFDSDRFISFEIFEKRYRYPSLMLIGFLYNLGIWIDKFMFWYSAGTGQPVIGPLRASIIYDIPVFLAYLAIIPGMAVFLLRIETDFVEYYDAFYDAVREGASLQHIERMQRAMVEALREGVWEILKIQAMAALILFAAAPTLLRWLGIPALYLPLLYIDVIAASMQVVFMGIINVFFYLDKRRIVLWLVGAFVVLNVLLTALTLASNPAAYGYGFALALFVVMLASLYWLDRKLDTLEYETFMLQ from the coding sequence ATGGCCGGAATCGGATTCGAGCTGCGCAAGATGCTCCGTCGCAACACGCTGACGGGGCTGATGCAGGCCTATACCTACGCGGGGCTGATCGGCGCCGGGCCCTGGGTGCTGTCGATCGTCGGGATCCTGCTGATCGGCGTGCTGAGCGTGCCCTTCGTCAAGCCGAACGGCGCGGTCACGCAGTTCCAGGTGTCGGTCACCTACCTGATCGCGGTCTCGCTGGTGCTGACCGGGCCGCTGCAGCTCTGGTACACGCGCTTCACCTCGGACCGCCTGTTCGAGAAGCGCCGCGAGCTGGTGCTGCCGAACTTCCACGCGGTGATGCTGGTGGTGACGGCCGCCTCGGCCCTGATCGGCGCGCTGCTGGCGCTGTTCGCGTTCGGCGGCCAGACCGCCGGCTACCGGCTGCTGATGCTGGCCGGCTTCGTGGTGATGAGCAATATCTGGATCGCCACCATCTTCCTGTCGGGCATGAAGCGCTACGTGGCGATCATCGTGGTGTTCTTCGTCGGCTACGCGGCCACCGCGCTGGCCGCGCTGGCGCTCAAGGGCTTCGGGCTGACGGGCCTGCTGGCCGGCTTCGTGGCGGGCCAGGCGGTGCTGCTGTGCGGCCTGCTCGGGCTGATCTACCGCGATTTCGACAGCGACCGCTTCATCTCCTTCGAGATCTTCGAGAAGCGCTACCGCTATCCCTCGCTGATGCTGATCGGTTTCCTCTACAACCTCGGCATCTGGATCGACAAGTTCATGTTCTGGTACTCGGCGGGCACCGGCCAGCCGGTGATCGGGCCGCTGCGCGCCTCGATCATCTACGACATCCCGGTGTTCCTCGCCTACCTGGCGATCATCCCGGGCATGGCGGTGTTCCTGCTGCGCATCGAGACCGACTTCGTCGAGTACTACGACGCGTTCTACGACGCGGTGCGCGAGGGCGCCTCGCTGCAGCACATCGAGCGCATGCAGCGCGCCATGGTGGAGGCGCTGCGCGAGGGCGTGTGGGAAATCCTGAAGATCCAGGCGATGGCCGCGCTGATCCTGTTCGCGGCCGCGCCGACCCTGCTGCGCTGGCTGGGGATTCCGGCGCTCTACCTGCCGCTGCTCTACATCGACGTGATCGCCGCCAGCATGCAGGTGGTGTTCATGGGCATCATCAACGTGTTCTTCTACCTCGACAAGCGCCGCATCGTGCTGTGGCTGGTGGGCGCCTTCGTGGTGCTGAACGTGCTGCTGACCGCGCTGACGCTGGCCTCGAATCCCGCCGCCTACGGCTATGGCTTCGCGCTCGCGCTGTTCGTGGTGATGCTGGCGAGTCTCTACTGGCTCGATCGCAAGCTCGACACGCTCGAATACGAGACCTTCATGCTGCAGTGA